A window of the Streptomyces sp. NBC_01351 genome harbors these coding sequences:
- the ggt gene encoding gamma-glutamyltransferase, translating into MHRPAARRLALVALAGALVSTGAAAPPGAGTPAKVPVAAGYGGAVASVDADASAAGIAVLRSGGNAVDAAVAAAAALGVTEPYSAGIGGGGYFVYYDARSGRVHTIDGRETAPATATATLFQENGVPIPFAEGQTSGLGVGVPGTPATWKSALDAWGTRPLGHLLRPAEKLARDGFTVDATFRAQTAANEARFKDFPDTAKLFLPGGALPVVGSTFKNPDLAATYAELRRKGTGALYRGPIAEDIVRAVRTPPVDPAATRTVRPGDLTTGDLRAYATKHQAPTRVGYRGLDVYSMAPSSSGGTTVGEALNILEGSDLSALSETQYLHRFIEASRISFADRGRWVGDPAAQDVPTKQLLSQAYADSRACLIKPDSTLTSPLAPGDPRDPVPCATTGQAAPTTYEGENTTHLTVADRWGNVVSYTLTIESTGGSAITVPGRGFLLNNELTDFSFAPAAPGVPDPNLPGPGKRPRSSMSPTIVLEDGRPVLAVGSPGGATIITTVLQTLTGHLDRGLPLVDAIAAPRASQRNQTTTELEPGLWNSPLRAELEALGQGFRQNPEIGAATGVQRLPDGRWLAAAETTRRGGGSAMVVRPHGKP; encoded by the coding sequence ATGCACCGTCCCGCCGCACGTCGCTTAGCGCTCGTCGCCCTCGCCGGGGCGCTCGTCTCCACCGGGGCCGCGGCCCCGCCCGGCGCCGGCACCCCCGCCAAGGTGCCCGTCGCGGCCGGTTACGGCGGGGCCGTCGCCAGTGTCGACGCGGACGCCTCGGCCGCGGGCATCGCCGTCCTGCGCTCCGGCGGCAACGCCGTGGACGCGGCCGTCGCGGCCGCCGCCGCGCTCGGGGTCACCGAGCCCTACTCGGCGGGCATCGGCGGAGGCGGCTACTTCGTCTACTACGACGCCCGCTCCGGCCGGGTGCACACCATCGACGGCCGCGAGACCGCCCCCGCGACGGCCACCGCGACTCTCTTCCAGGAGAACGGCGTCCCGATCCCCTTCGCGGAGGGCCAGACCAGCGGCCTCGGCGTCGGCGTCCCCGGCACCCCCGCCACCTGGAAGAGCGCCCTCGACGCCTGGGGCACCCGCCCGCTCGGCCACCTGCTGCGGCCCGCCGAGAAGCTGGCCCGCGACGGCTTCACGGTGGACGCCACCTTCCGCGCGCAGACCGCGGCCAACGAGGCCCGGTTCAAGGACTTCCCGGACACCGCGAAGCTCTTCCTGCCGGGCGGCGCGCTGCCGGTGGTCGGCTCCACCTTCAAGAACCCGGACCTGGCCGCCACCTACGCGGAACTCCGCCGCAAGGGGACCGGCGCGCTCTACCGGGGCCCGATCGCCGAGGACATCGTCCGGGCCGTCCGTACACCCCCGGTCGACCCGGCCGCCACCCGGACCGTCCGCCCCGGCGACCTGACCACCGGGGACCTGCGCGCGTACGCGACCAAGCACCAGGCCCCGACCCGGGTCGGCTACCGCGGGCTGGACGTCTACAGCATGGCGCCCTCCTCCTCCGGCGGCACCACCGTCGGCGAGGCCCTGAACATCCTGGAGGGCAGCGACCTCTCGGCGCTCTCCGAGACGCAGTACCTGCACCGCTTCATCGAGGCCTCCCGGATCTCCTTCGCCGACCGGGGCCGCTGGGTCGGCGACCCGGCCGCGCAGGACGTCCCGACGAAGCAGCTCCTCTCGCAGGCGTACGCCGACTCGCGCGCCTGCCTGATCAAGCCCGACTCCACCCTGACCAGCCCGCTCGCCCCCGGCGATCCGCGCGACCCCGTACCCTGCGCCACGACCGGGCAGGCCGCCCCGACCACCTACGAGGGCGAGAACACCACCCACCTGACGGTCGCCGACCGCTGGGGCAACGTGGTGTCCTACACCCTGACCATCGAGTCCACCGGCGGCAGCGCGATCACCGTCCCGGGCCGCGGCTTCCTGCTCAACAACGAGCTGACGGACTTCTCCTTCGCCCCGGCCGCCCCCGGCGTCCCGGACCCCAACCTGCCCGGCCCCGGCAAGCGGCCGCGCTCCTCCATGTCCCCGACCATCGTCCTGGAGGACGGCCGGCCGGTCCTGGCCGTCGGCTCCCCGGGCGGCGCCACCATCATCACCACCGTCCTGCAGACCCTGACCGGACACCTGGACCGGGGCCTGCCGCTGGTCGATGCCATCGCCGCGCCGCGCGCCAGCCAGCGCAACCAGACCACCACCGAGCTGGAGCCTGGTCTGTGGAACAGCCCGCTGCGCGCGGAACTGGAGGCGCTCGGCCAGGGCTTCCGGCAGAACCCGGAGATCGGCGCCGCCACCGGAGTGCAGCGGCTGCCGGACGGCCGCTGGCTGGCGGCGGCCGAGACCACCCGCCGCGGCGGCGGCTCGGCGATGGTCGTACGCCCGCACGGGAAGCCGTAG
- a CDS encoding cytochrome P450 — protein MEPATDTPGVPDVFDPRLYAEGIPHERYRLLREHHPVAWQAEPEIQGWPAGPGFWAVTRHADVVRVLRDHRTYSSWLGATQIRDPDPADLPFLRRTMLNQDPSPRPCGPGETPTSHGRLRRLVSRAFTPARVDAFGGRVRDRARSLLAAARDGAEDGAADLVRTVTDEYALLNLTDLLGVPASDRALLLEWTVRIIGYQDPEDAPAPLLGPDGKPLNPRSPALLGEMFSYARELAAHKRAHPGDDVMTALALAGLDPAELEMFFFLLTVAGNDTVRSAAPGGLLALARDPDAHRLLAEGRVPRDRAVEELLRVHPPVLSFRRTAAVDTELAGQPIRAGDKVVVFHASANHDERVFTDPARLDLARTPNPHVSFGDGPHVCLGAHFARLQLRTLYEEWCATMPPPELAGPPRRLVSNFINGITRLPLRVSGPRW, from the coding sequence ATGGAACCGGCCACCGACACCCCTGGCGTGCCCGACGTCTTCGACCCGCGCCTCTACGCCGAGGGCATCCCGCACGAGCGCTACCGCCTGCTGCGCGAGCACCACCCGGTGGCCTGGCAGGCGGAGCCGGAGATCCAGGGCTGGCCCGCCGGGCCCGGCTTCTGGGCCGTCACCCGGCACGCAGACGTCGTACGGGTCCTGCGCGACCACCGCACGTACTCCTCCTGGCTCGGCGCCACCCAGATCCGCGACCCCGACCCGGCCGACCTGCCGTTCCTGCGCCGCACCATGCTCAACCAGGATCCTTCCCCAAGGCCCTGCGGGCCTGGGGAGACCCCTACCTCCCACGGCAGGCTCCGCCGGCTCGTCTCCCGGGCCTTCACCCCCGCCCGCGTCGACGCCTTCGGCGGCCGGGTACGGGACCGCGCCCGCTCCCTGCTCGCCGCCGCCCGGGACGGCGCCGAGGACGGGGCCGCCGACCTGGTGCGCACCGTCACCGACGAGTACGCCCTGCTGAACCTCACCGATCTGCTGGGCGTCCCGGCCTCCGACCGTGCCCTGCTGCTGGAGTGGACCGTACGGATCATCGGCTACCAGGACCCCGAGGACGCCCCGGCACCGCTGCTCGGCCCCGACGGCAAGCCGCTCAACCCGCGCTCCCCGGCGCTGCTCGGCGAGATGTTCTCGTACGCCCGCGAACTCGCCGCCCACAAGCGCGCGCACCCCGGCGACGACGTGATGACCGCCCTGGCCCTGGCCGGACTCGACCCGGCCGAACTGGAGATGTTCTTCTTCCTGCTGACCGTCGCCGGCAACGACACCGTACGCAGCGCCGCCCCCGGCGGTCTGCTCGCGCTCGCCCGCGACCCGGACGCGCACCGGCTGCTCGCCGAGGGCCGCGTCCCGCGGGACCGGGCCGTCGAGGAACTCCTGCGCGTCCACCCGCCGGTGCTCAGCTTCCGCCGCACAGCCGCCGTGGACACCGAGCTCGCCGGGCAGCCGATCCGGGCCGGGGACAAGGTGGTGGTCTTCCACGCCTCGGCCAACCACGACGAGCGCGTCTTCACCGACCCGGCCCGGCTCGACCTGGCCCGCACACCCAACCCGCACGTCTCCTTCGGGGACGGCCCGCACGTCTGCCTGGGCGCCCACTTCGCCCGGCTCCAGCTGCGCACCCTCTACGAGGAGTGGTGCGCGACCATGCCCCCGCCCGAACTTGCCGGGCCGCCGCGGCGGCTGGTCTCCAACTTCATCAACGGGATCACGCGGCTGCCGCTACGGGTGTCCGGGCCGCGGTGGTGA